One window from the genome of Nicotiana tomentosiformis chromosome 5, ASM39032v3, whole genome shotgun sequence encodes:
- the LOC138892626 gene encoding uncharacterized protein, whose protein sequence is MVDFDVIMGMDLLASCYANVDCRTKMVRFQFPGEPVIEWKGNISMLKGRFISYLKATKMISKGYIYHLIHVRDSETKPPTLQSLPVVNEFQNVFLDKFPCLPPKSEIEFIIDVLPDTQPIFIPPYRMATAELRELKAQLKDLLDKGFIRPRTSP, encoded by the coding sequence atggttgattttgatgtgataatgggaatggacttgTTGGCATCATGTTATGCAAACGTTGATTGTCGTAcaaagatggttaggtttcagtttcctggtgaacccgtcattgaatggaaggggaacatttcTATgctgaaaggtaggtttatttcctatcttaaggcaacaAAGATGATCTcgaaaggttacatttatcatctcatTCATGTTAGAGATTCGGAgacgaagccgcctactctacaatcacttcccgtggtcaatgaatttcaaAATGTTTTCCTAGATAAATTCCCATGCCTTCCTCCTAAAAGTGAGATTGAGTTTATAATTGATGTGTTGCCTGACACTCAGCCGATCtttatccctccatacaggatggccacggcagagttgcgagagttgaaggcgcagttgaaggacttgctggataagggcttcattaggcctaGAACTTCACCTTGA
- the LOC104102442 gene encoding uncharacterized protein has product MNALIWNIRSVNTQGAFERIIEMQRKYHFHFIGIMEPMQQSRKLEKYNRKIGFTQAIVNSSNKIWAFIDERFYVIVVIDMVQCLTLKLYDTEDHKEFILTLVYAKCDHIERIELWDSLYYLARYMTTPWLVGGDFNVIWDEEEKFGGLLVSLNEVDDFRHCMNTCNLTDMGFKGSIYTWWNGRAEKDCILKRLDRVFANMELQQLWTGLEITHLSKIGSDHCPLLLTYNPDLVPIKKSFRFLKFWTKHESYKAVVKENWQADFHANPFFLFNPKIKRLKKALSTWGRAIFGDIFQKIDSLEEVVRVHEA; this is encoded by the coding sequence ATGAATGCTCTTATATGGAATATTAGATCAGTTAATACTCAAGGAGCTTTTGAAAGGATCATCGAAATGCAAAGGAAATATCATTTTCATTTTATTGGGATCATGGAACCAATGCAACAGTCAAGGAAATTAGAGAAGTACAACAGGAAGATTGGATTTACACAGGCAATTGTGAATAGCTCTAACAAGATTTGGGCTTTTATTGATGAAAGATTTTATGTAATAGTAGTGATTGATATGGTGCAATGTTTAACTTTGAAGTTATATGATACTGAAGATCACAAAGAGTTCATTCTTACCCTTGTTTATGCTAAGTGTGATCACATTGAAAGAATTGAGCTTTGGGATTCTTTGTATTATTTGGCTCGATATATGACTACACCATGGCTAGTGGGGGGTGATTTTAATGTTATTTGGGATGAAGAAGAGAAATTTGGAGGGCTGCTAGTTTCACTAAATGAAGTAGATGACTTCAGGCATTGTATGAACACTTGTAATCTTACTGATATGGGCTTTAAAGGAAGTATATATACTTGGTGGAATGGGAGAGCTGAAAAGGATTGCATTTTGAAGAGATTAGATCGAGTGTTTGCAAACATGGAGCTACAACAGTTATGGACAGGATTGGAGATCACACATTTGTCTAAGATTGGGTCAGACCATTGTCCTTTGTTACTTACATATAATCCAGATTTAGTACCAATTAAGAAGAGCTTCAGATTTCTTAAGTTCTGGACAAAACATGAGTCCTATAAGGCAGTAGTGAAGGAGAATTGGCAAGCAGATTTTCATGCAAATCCATTCTTTCTTTTCAACCCCAAGATTAAGAGATTGAAGAAGGCATTATCCACATGGGGTAGGGCAATATTTGGTGATATTTTTCAAAAGATAGATAGCCTGGAGGAAGTGGTTAGAGTGCATGAAGCATAG